One Mercurialis annua linkage group LG3, ddMerAnnu1.2, whole genome shotgun sequence DNA window includes the following coding sequences:
- the LOC126674286 gene encoding CRM-domain containing factor CFM9, mitochondrial — protein sequence MFAVRKLYSHNFKTLSSQLLSNPNRNALLVKNVSPKLTRTQLMQPSISDEDRFCSYLPLNHSFYNGTRRWMSTPRGRSMRSKVEQRMQKESSKTVREIRRAKKLKKKLMTDEERMIYNLKRAKKKVALLLQKLKKYELPDLPPPLHDPELFTPEQIQAYKKIGFRNKNYVPVGVRGVFGGVVQNMHLHWKFHETVQVCCDNFPKEKIKEMATMLARLSGGIVINTHNVKTIIMFRGRNYRQPKNLIPINTLTKRKALFKARFEQALESQKLNIKKIEQQLRRMGVNPEDPVAMASIQRVASTFFNAIDKKEGSPYVFQGDIQPVAQPTDDLNLPDPGESDQEELDKFIAEIEDAADKEWAEEEAKEQEEFGKIRYWNKEEYGGRVRRSEMYRNEISDGEERGARRWKDAHDTRRNSDRDNDSDMSDGGDQWDSGDVGNVHKFESDADDSSDEVHSAQSRYRGVQRQRDGIGRDIGRDYNDKNISRRNPVIKFQREVVEEKSESEEMLSDLDNAMWESSSEEEGEARAPRVEASHKLEDISGDQDSQKLESNSRQQYDLNASRKKSSHDFRSSRNEKMGFNAIRSDAEENDKLPHEFNISRHAEQERTRSSFRTSEDNIRQRITQEDSGSENMISDSEVAEWESETDVEEDSRAGNEWKHDYGDSGETEDYQHKQCETNEVNYKKKTQKEVDEDWDSD from the exons ATGTTTGCTGTAAGGAAACTTTACAGCCATAACTTCAAGACCCTCTCTTCTCAACTTCTATCCAATCCCAACAG AAATGCTTTGTTAGTAAAGAATGTTAGTCCGAAGCTCACTCGTACCCAACTTATGCAACCGAGTATTAGTGATGAAGATAGGTTTTGCTCGTACTTACCATTGAACCATTCTTTTTATAATGGTACGCGCCGCTGGATGTCTACTCCAAGAGGGAGGAGTATGAGAAGTAAAGTGGAGCAAAGGATGCAAAAAGAGTCCAGTAAAACCGTTAGAGAGATTCGGAGGGCCAAGAAGTTGAAGAAGAAATTGATGACTGATGAGGAGAGAATGATTTACAATCTCAAAAGA GCTAAGAAAAAAGTTGCACTCCTTTTACAAAAGCTTAAGAAATATGAGTTGCCTGACCTGCCACCTCCTTTGCATGATCCTGAGCTGTTTACACCTGAGCAAATTCAGGCATATAAGAAGATCGggtttagaaataaaaattatgttccTGTCGGTGTTCGTGGAGTATTTGGAGGTGTTGTTCAGAATATGCATCTTCACTGGAAGTTTCATGAGACTGTGCAAGTATGCTGTGACAACTTTCCCaaagaaaaaataaaggaaATGGCTACTATGCTAGCAAGATTGAGTGGGGGAATTGTGATAAACACTCATAATGTGAAAACAATCATAATGTTCCGAGGAAGAAACTATCGGCAGCCCAAAAATTTGATACCAATAAATACCCTTACAAAAAGAAAG GCACTATTTAAAGCCAGATTTGAGCAAGCTCTTGAATCTCAGAAGttgaacattaaaaaaatagaacagCAACTTCGGAGAATGGGCGTAAATCCTGAGGATCCAGTTGCCATGGCTAGCATCCAGAGAGTAGCCTCCACTTTTTTCAATGCTATTGACAAGAAGGAAGGCAGCCCTTATGTCTTCCAAGGCGACATACAGCCGGTAGCACAGCCCACTGATGACTTAAATCTTCCAGATCCTGGTGAAAGTGACCAGGAGGAGCTGGACAAGTTTATAGCTGAAATAGAGGATGCAGCAGATAAAGAATGGGCTGAGGAAGAAGCTAAAGAACAAGAGGAATTTGGCAAGATAAGGTATTGGAACAAAGAGGAATATGGTGGAAGGGTTCGAAGATCAGAAATGTATAGAAATGAAATTTCTGATGGTGAGGAAAGAGGGGCAAGGCGGTGGAAAGATGCGCATGACACGCGGAGGAATTCTGATCGAGACAATGATAGTGACATGTCTGATGGTGGCGATCAGTGGGACTCTGGAGATGTTGGAAATGTTCATAAATTTGAGAGTGATGCTGATGACTCTTCTGATGAAGTTCATAGTGCACAAAGTAGATACAGAGGTGTGCAGAGGCAGCGGGATGGGATTGGTAGGGACATTGGTAGGGACTATAATGATAAGAATATCAGCAGACGGAATCCagtaattaaatttcaaaggGAGGTGGTTGAAGAAAAGTCGGAATCAGAGGAGATGTTGAGCGACCTTGATAATGCGATGTGGGAATCAAGTTCTGAGGAAGAAGGTGAAGCAAGAGCACCAAGAGTGGAGGCAAGTCATAAATTAGAAGATATATCGGGAGATCAAGATAGTCAAAAGTTGGAATCAAATTCTAGGCAACAGTATGACTTAAATGCATCACGTAAAAAATCTAGTCATGATTTCAGGAGCAGCAGAAATGAGAAGATGGGATTTAATGCTATTAGGAGTGATGCAGAGGAAAATGATAAATTGCCCCATGAGTTTAATATATCTAGACATGCGGAGCAGGAAAGGACCCGCTCTTCCTTTAGAACTTCTGAAGATAACATTAGGCAAAGAATAACTCAGGAAGATTCAGGGTCAGAGAATATGATTAGTGACTCAGAAGTTGCTGAATGGGAAT